From Oncorhynchus gorbuscha isolate QuinsamMale2020 ecotype Even-year unplaced genomic scaffold, OgorEven_v1.0 Un_scaffold_5359, whole genome shotgun sequence, one genomic window encodes:
- the LOC124029056 gene encoding sodium/calcium exchanger 1-like produces the protein NTVDKLIKKTNLALVVGSCSWREQFVSAVTVSAGDDDDEESGEERLPSCFDYIMHFLTVFWKVLFAFVPPTEYWNGWACFIVSISLIGVLTAVTGDLASAFGCTVGLKDSVTAVVFVALGTSVPDTFASKVAAIQDQYADASIGNVTGSNAVNVFLGIGVAWTIAAVFWRSKGQVFRVDPGSLAFSVTLFTVMACICVMILLYRRRASVAGGELGGPRTTKIITSLVFFFMWLIYILLSSLEAYCHIPGF, from the exons AACACAGTAGATAAGCTGATTAAGAAGACTAATCTTGCGTTGGTGGTGGGAAGCTGCAGCTGGAGAGAGCAGTTTGTCTCTGCCGTCACTGTCAGCGCAG gtgatgatgatgatgaggagagtGGTGAAGAGCGTCTCCCGTCCTGTTTTGACTACATCATGCACTTCCTCACCGTCTTCTGGAAAGTTCTGTTTGCCTTTGTCCCTCCGACAGAGTACTGGAATGGCTGGGCCTGCTTCATCGTCTCCATCAGTCTCATCG GAGTTCTGACGGCTGTAACAGGAGACCTGGCCTCTGCCTTCGGCTGCACTGTGGGTCTGAAGGACTCTGTTACTGCCGTGGTGTTTGTAGCACTAGggacctctgtaccag ACACCTTTGCCAGTAAGGTGGCCGCCATCCAGGACCAGTACGCCGACGCCTCCATCGGCAACGTAACCGGTAGCAACGCCGTGAACGTCTTCCTTGGGATCGGAGTGGCGTGGACCATCGCCGCCGTGTTCTGGCGCTCCAAAGGCCAGGTGTTTCGCGTCGACCCGGGCTCGCTGGCGTTCTCCGTCACGCTCTTCACGGTGATGGCGTGCATATGCGTGATGATACTCCTCTACCGACGGCGGGCGTCAGTGGCAGGGGGGGAGCTCGGAGGGCCGAGGACTACCAAGATCATCACATCACTGGTCTTCTTCTTCATGTGGCTGATCTATATATTGCTGTCATCACTGGAGGCATACTGTCACATACCtgggttctag